From Candidatus Nitricoxidivorans perseverans, the proteins below share one genomic window:
- a CDS encoding Hsp20/alpha crystallin family protein, which produces MSNLTRYDPLDDFFRGFFVRPVEMGTPSEAPSIRIDVKEQDKAFVVHAEMPGIKKEDIHVHVDGPVVSISAERKQEKEVKNGERVLRTERYFGKVSRSFQLGQDVDENQSTAKFNDGVLELTLPKKVAAQTRRLTIE; this is translated from the coding sequence ATGAGCAATCTGACCCGCTATGACCCGCTGGACGATTTCTTCCGGGGCTTCTTCGTGCGCCCCGTCGAAATGGGCACGCCGTCCGAGGCGCCAAGCATCAGGATCGACGTCAAGGAGCAGGACAAGGCCTTCGTCGTCCATGCTGAAATGCCCGGCATCAAGAAGGAGGACATCCATGTCCATGTCGACGGCCCGGTGGTTTCCATCTCCGCCGAGCGCAAGCAGGAGAAGGAGGTCAAGAACGGCGAGCGCGTGCTGCGCACCGAGCGCTATTTCGGCAAGGTTTCGCGCAGCTTCCAGCTCGGCCAGGACGTTGACGAGAACCAGTCCACCGCCAAATTCAACGACGGCGTGCTGGAGCTGACCCTGCCCAAGAAGGTCGCCGCACAGACCCGCCGGCTGACGATCGAGTAG
- the argB gene encoding acetylglutamate kinase, which yields MTDKLLPAVKAGVLAEALPYIKRFHGRTIVVKYGGNAMTDEHLKQCFARDVVLLKLVGMNPVVVHGGGPQIDDLLKRVGKQGQFIQGMRVTDAETMSVVEMVLGGQVNKEIVNLINQHGGKAVGLTGKDGNFIRAKKLMMPDREKPDSLIDIGQVGDIVAIDPSLIALLDTGAFIPVIAPIGVGQDGETYNINADMVAGKIAEVLKAEKLVLLTNTPGVLDKDGNLLTGITPAQIDGMVADGTLSGGMLPKIGSALDAARSGVKSVHIIDGRVEHALLLEILTDEGVGTLIRSR from the coding sequence ATGACCGACAAACTCCTCCCCGCCGTCAAGGCCGGCGTCCTCGCCGAGGCCCTGCCCTACATCAAGCGGTTCCACGGCCGCACCATCGTCGTCAAGTACGGCGGCAACGCCATGACCGACGAGCATCTCAAGCAGTGCTTCGCCCGCGACGTCGTGCTGCTCAAGCTCGTCGGGATGAACCCGGTGGTCGTGCACGGCGGCGGCCCGCAAATCGACGACCTGTTGAAGCGCGTCGGCAAGCAGGGGCAGTTCATCCAGGGCATGCGCGTCACCGACGCGGAAACCATGTCGGTCGTCGAGATGGTGCTGGGCGGCCAGGTCAACAAGGAGATCGTCAACCTCATCAACCAGCACGGCGGCAAGGCCGTCGGCCTCACCGGCAAGGACGGCAACTTCATCCGCGCCAAGAAGCTGATGATGCCCGACCGGGAAAAGCCGGACAGCCTGATCGACATCGGCCAGGTAGGCGACATCGTCGCCATCGACCCTTCGCTGATCGCGCTCCTCGACACCGGCGCCTTCATTCCGGTCATCGCGCCCATCGGCGTCGGCCAGGACGGGGAAACCTACAACATCAACGCCGACATGGTCGCGGGCAAGATCGCCGAGGTGCTGAAGGCCGAGAAGCTGGTATTGCTCACCAACACGCCTGGCGTGCTGGACAAGGACGGCAATCTCCTCACCGGCATCACCCCGGCCCAGATCGACGGCATGGTGGCCGACGGCACGCTCTCGGGCGGCATGCTGCCCAAGATAGGCTCGGCGCTCGACGCGGCCCGATCGGGCGTGAAGAGCGTGCACATCATCGACGGCCGGGTGGAACACGCCCTGCTGCTGGAAATCCTCACCGACGAAGGCGTCGGCACGCTCATCCGGTCACGGTGA
- the slmA gene encoding nucleoid occlusion factor SlmA, whose amino-acid sequence MARPGDRKLQILQTIAGMLEDPAGEKVTTALLAKKLDVSEAALYRHFASKAQMFEGLIEFIESSLFSVINQIADDEDSGLRQAEMIMVTLLRFAQKNRGLTRVLIGDALVHENPRLQARINQLLERVEATLRQSLKIAATQGVFAPEHAEHNFAAHADILLCHALGRWHRFVKGGFRDDPLASWPAQWPLLAA is encoded by the coding sequence ATGGCCCGGCCCGGCGACCGCAAGCTGCAAATCCTTCAGACCATCGCCGGGATGCTGGAAGACCCCGCCGGCGAGAAGGTGACGACCGCATTGCTGGCAAAAAAGCTGGACGTCTCCGAAGCGGCCCTATACCGTCACTTCGCCAGCAAGGCGCAGATGTTCGAGGGGCTCATCGAATTCATCGAATCCAGCCTGTTCTCGGTCATCAACCAGATCGCCGACGACGAGGATTCCGGGCTCCGGCAGGCGGAAATGATCATGGTGACGCTGCTGCGCTTCGCCCAGAAGAACCGCGGACTCACCCGCGTGCTGATCGGCGATGCGCTGGTGCATGAGAATCCCCGCCTGCAGGCGCGTATCAACCAGTTGCTGGAACGTGTCGAGGCCACCCTCAGGCAAAGCCTGAAAATCGCCGCCACCCAGGGGGTCTTCGCGCCGGAACACGCGGAACACAACTTCGCCGCCCACGCCGACATCCTGCTCTGCCATGCCCTCGGCCGCTGGCACCGCTTCGTCAAGGGCGGGTTCCGCGACGATCCGCTCGCCTCGTGGCCCGCCCAGTGGCCTTTATTGGCCGCGTAG
- the nudB gene encoding dihydroneopterin triphosphate diphosphatase, with amino-acid sequence MSRSAGTTEAPKKPVSVLVVVHTHGTDPDVLLLERAGQPGFWQSVTGSQEDDEPLETTARREVAEETGIVATGDDLTDWRLSNRFEILPGWRSRYGPGITRNTEHVFSLCLQERRPVVTAPGEHLASRWLPWREAAAACFSWSNRDAILMLGLGRCGA; translated from the coding sequence ATGTCGAGATCGGCCGGAACGACTGAGGCGCCGAAGAAGCCCGTCTCGGTCCTCGTCGTCGTCCATACGCACGGTACAGACCCCGATGTCTTGCTTCTGGAGCGCGCCGGCCAGCCGGGCTTCTGGCAGTCCGTCACCGGCAGCCAGGAGGACGACGAGCCCCTCGAAACGACAGCCCGTCGGGAAGTGGCCGAGGAAACCGGCATCGTCGCCACCGGGGACGACCTGACCGACTGGCGCCTGTCGAATCGGTTCGAAATCCTTCCCGGCTGGCGGAGCCGCTACGGCCCCGGCATCACCCGCAACACCGAGCATGTCTTCAGCCTGTGCCTGCAGGAAAGGCGGCCAGTGGTCACCGCGCCGGGCGAACATCTGGCCAGCCGCTGGCTGCCCTGGCGGGAAGCGGCCGCCGCCTGCTTTTCCTGGAGCAACCGCGACGCCATCCTCATGCTCGGCCTGGGCCGCTGCGGGGCTTGA